In Paenibacillus guangzhouensis, a single window of DNA contains:
- a CDS encoding MerR family transcriptional regulator, with protein sequence MLYTVKEVSTMSGVTIKTLHHYHKIGLLIPHEISEAGYRYYGTKELERLQQILFYRELEFPLEQINQLLEGEPDRIQILIEQEKLLEMRQQRLERILETLRNSKAGTRMDVQELFQGFESDEAWREALDAQRQHLKETYDYNLAEAEPIDVPEMNEQAKEAMAFMGGMAESLRNGVKHHDEKIRQRIGIHLDFLNAHGHSTTPTSFAAQTQFFLTDDFHLQMLESQQTGLAYYLAAAAASYVTTE encoded by the coding sequence ATGCTATATACGGTTAAGGAAGTATCGACGATGTCTGGCGTCACGATTAAAACGCTTCATCATTATCATAAAATCGGTCTGCTCATCCCACATGAGATCAGCGAAGCAGGGTACCGGTACTATGGAACGAAGGAGCTGGAGCGTCTGCAGCAAATTCTGTTCTATCGTGAATTGGAGTTCCCGCTGGAGCAAATCAATCAATTGCTTGAAGGCGAACCCGATCGCATTCAAATTCTGATTGAGCAGGAGAAGCTGCTTGAGATGCGTCAGCAAAGGCTGGAACGTATTCTAGAGACGCTTCGCAACTCGAAGGCCGGGACACGCATGGATGTGCAAGAATTATTCCAGGGGTTTGAGAGCGATGAAGCTTGGCGAGAAGCGCTGGATGCTCAGAGGCAGCACTTGAAGGAAACCTATGATTATAATCTTGCTGAAGCGGAACCAATCGATGTGCCAGAGATGAATGAACAAGCCAAGGAAGCCATGGCGTTTATGGGGGGCATGGCTGAATCGCTTCGGAATGGCGTGAAGCATCACGACGAGAAGATAAGGCAGCGGATCGGCATTCATCTTGATTTTCTGAACGCACACGGGCATTCGACCACGCCGACTTCGTTCGCTGCACAGACCCAGTTTTTCTTGACGGATGACTTCCATCTTCAAATGCTTGAGAGCCAGCAGACTGGGCTAGCTTACTATCTTGCAGCAGCTGCAGCTTCTTATGTAACAACGGAATAA